A section of the Chlorocebus sabaeus isolate Y175 chromosome 13, mChlSab1.0.hap1, whole genome shotgun sequence genome encodes:
- the LOC119625374 gene encoding LOW QUALITY PROTEIN: small integral membrane protein 30 (The sequence of the model RefSeq protein was modified relative to this genomic sequence to represent the inferred CDS: inserted 1 base in 1 codon; substituted 1 base at 1 genomic stop codon) → MTXVSTQLXLVLMSLFWCCLCEAVEACDAVAVLLGVVLSVTGILACLGVYARKRNGQM, encoded by the exons ATGACCTGAGTTTCAACACAGC ACTTAGTCCTCATGTCACTATTTTGGTGCTGCCTGTGTGAAGCAGTAGAAGCCTGTGATGCAGTCGCTGTCTTGTTAGGTGTGGTTCTCAGCGTTACAGGCATTCTTGCTTGCTTGGGGGTATATGCACGAAAGAGAAATGGACAGATGTGA